In a genomic window of Magnolia sinica isolate HGM2019 chromosome 14, MsV1, whole genome shotgun sequence:
- the LOC131226035 gene encoding uncharacterized protein LOC131226035, producing MEAIWATSRDRDTRSSDVFERFMQLRLPTFGGAPDPVQAEHLLAKIAKMMGPLECTDSQRVTLAVYLLEGEAENWWSSIQRGVPVGYAWTWAGFRTKFLEKYFPRSCWSAKIAQFLKLEQGNTTVAQYEAKFDKLSRYIPKALEDEEYKLEKFKEGLKPGIQSRLCTWDFGDFPELVDKAMRVEKDFERTVRSRSPTRDAPFRLRQPPPAPPLPIGRPRPLSTRALPLPPGGGCSYCKKNNHSTPNCFRRMRD from the coding sequence ATGGAGGCCATTTGGGCGACATCCAGGGATAGGGATACCAGGAGTTCTGATGTGTTTGAACGATTCATGCAACTCCGTCTGCCGACTTTTGGGGGAGCACCCGACCCGGTCCAAGCCGAACACTTGCTGGCAAAAATCGCCAAGATGATGGGGCCTTTAGAGTGTACTGACTCTCAGAGGGTCACCTTAGCCGTATACCTACTCGAGGGAGAGGCCGAGAACTGGTGGAGCAGCATACAGAGAGGGGTGCCAGTTGGTTATGCATGGACTTGGGCAGGCTTCAGGACAAAGTTCCTGGAGAAGTATTTTCCACGTTCATGCTGGAGCGCGAAGATCGCACAGTTCTTGAAGTTGGAACAGGGAAATACGACGGTCGCCCAGTACGAGGCGAAGTTTGATAAACTATCACGATACATACCAAAGGCCCTAGAGGATGAGGAGTATAAACTGGAGAAGTTTAAGGAAGGACTAAAGCCAGGGATACAATCCCGCCTATGCACCTGGGATTTCGGGGACTTCCCGGAATTGGTAGATAAAGCAATGAGGGTGGAAAAAGACTTTGAACGCACCGTCCGCTCCCGCTCACCTACTCGGGATGCCCCGTTCCGACTGAGACAGCCCCCTCCTGCCCCGCCTCTCCCTATAGGGAGACCCAGGCCACTGTCCACACGAGCATTGCCTTTGCCCCCTGGTGGAGGCTGCAGTTACTGTAAAAAGAACAACCACAGCACCCCGAATTGTTTTCGGAGGATGAGGGATTAG